GGGATTCCACAGGGAGAGCGCGTGCTGCCTTCAGATAAAGGCAATCGCaggcttccctcttcccctctgagGCGGAGGATGCCAGGCAAGCTGGAAAGCGGTAGTGGGTGGGATCCCCAGTCACTGCTGGTGCAGATGGCAACAAAGTGCTCCCTGCAGGTGTGGCTCCGCTGAAGGGTTCCTACCACGTCGTGGGGAACGCCTTGGCAGCCAGCATTTTGCCTCCTTCAGAGAGAAGAAGATGGTGGAAATTAACTTCCTGTGCGTCCACAAGAAGCTGCGCTCCAAGAGGGTGGCTCCAGTCTTGATCCGCGAGATAACCCGACGGGTCCACCTGGAGGGCATTTTCCAAGCTGTTTACACCGCGGGAGTGGTATTGCCAAAGCCTGTTGGCACCTGCAGGTAAAAATTGCTTCCTGTGGGTCTTGGGAATGCAGGTGCCTGGCTCTAGCAGAGAGTAATGTCACTGAGACACGGCATTGCCCTGCTCTGTGCCTGCTCAGTGGGTTGTGGGTGTCTGGGTGACTAgcaggagccaggtggagaaCATTTTGGGAATGTGGGGGAGAGTGTGGTTCAGACCAACTGGAAAGAAATTCTCAAATCGGATTGCCAccggttttgtttttaaggatgaGGCCAAACCTGGGTTTTTACAGAAAATGcctttaagttttaaatatttggcttcatttttgaatattttgtggATCAGAGGGAGCTTGTCTGATCCCTGTGTGATCTAAGGACAACCTCCACCTTGGAAAATTGCTTGAAACAATAGAATAATCTCTGCCTAGAGAACTGCAAAATTAATAACCCCAGGTGAATAGAGAAGAGGCTGAGGAGAGGATGGCCACATCTGCCAGTCTTCTCTGACCTGGTTCCTGAGCTGCTTGTGCTCCCCAGACAGCTGCTCTGCAGGAGAATGGCTTTTGAAATAGAAAACTAGGGAGGAAAAGTTCTTGGAGGGCCCTTGGCAGCCCTGACCACTGGAGAAAGCTGAGCCTGTGCCTCCAAAAAGGGACTCATGACACCTGCTCGCCATCTGGAGGTCCCCTGCACTTGTCCTCCTTAGCAGGACCGGCCAGAGTCCTCTGAGGTCAGACAGGACATTTGTGTCCCTACAGGTACTGGCATCGGTCTCTAAACCCTCGGAAACTGATTGAAGTGAAGTTCTCCCACCTGAGCAGAAACATGACCATGCAGCGTACCATGAAGCTGTACCGACTGCCGGAGGCCAGTGGGGCTTGGGTGGTGGGCAGGCGTGGGGATTGGGGGAGCCCCTGGTCACCAGCTTCTTGGGTCTCACTGTCTACAagggttatttttatttcattttcttggttttcccaAATCTCTGCCTGGCTTAGCATCCCTGCTGACTGGGATTAAcagcatgtgccgccaccaccccaGCAAGAACCCAGATTTCTGCTCCCTCCCCAACACCCAGAATGGCTCAGAGGGATTGCACAGCCTGGAGTAACCAGGTCTTCGGTTCTGATCTCAGTCTGCCTACTTTCCCAAAGAAATGGGTGTCTCATTCTCTAGTCATGCCTGCTTTCAGGACTGAGCTGTGACCTGGCCTCAGAGCACATCCAGGTGCCTGTCAATCCAcaaagagtgcttactgctcaaACATCTGCTAGGTTGAATCAGTTGATCTGTACATGGGCTTTCTTGCCTTGGCTTAGTCTCATACTGCATTAGGTTCATTGTCCTGTCTTGAGAGAGTGCTACATCGTAGTACATATTGCCAAAACAGATTTGGAAAGCTGAGTGTGGTATCttgtgcctgtgatcccagtagtcaggaagaggaaggtgaggaattcaaggccagtcttggtataaggccagcctgggctacatgagaccctgtctcaaaagagaaagagagagagagagagagagagagagagagagagagagagagagagagagagagagagagagaggagagagaaaggaaggaaagaagggaggaaggagagattgGGAAAAAGAGTTAGGGCTGTAGGAGATGTCTTCTCGTCTTCTCCCATGTCATGCTGTCAACTCTCCCTCATCCTAGGCAGGTAGAGAGCCATATTCAGGTGTTCTGGGATCCAAAAGAGTATGTGGATCTCCCTATATTTGGGTAAGAAACCCAATGTGGTTATATTTCAGGGTTTGAGAGGTCACTGGGGACAGCCGTGATGAATGAAGTCAGCAGACATTTCCTAGAGAGATCAAGATTATCAAGGAAATTTGAAGGGTAGAGGTCCAGACTGAAGTtttgtgcacatgcatttgtgtgtctaAACAATCTCCAGTGttgttctctgccttctgctttgtCTTACGGTAGGGTCTCTTTATGTTAGCCTGTGGACCCCAGGCTAACTGGCCCAAGTTACTCTGCattcctgctgtctctgcctcttttctccctggAGGAGCATTAGGTGCTTACACTATTGCATCTGGCTTTTACTTGGGttgtggggatttgaactcaggtcctcacacttacacagtaagcacttttacccactcaccatctccccagctccacacTGAAGTTGTAAAGTGGTCCCTGTCCTGGTTGTATCAGGCAGTGACAGGCATGTATCATTTGTGACTCTGCTATTTTCAGTTTGGACCAGCACTCTTGTGTGGCCTGAGCCTCTGGTGATAGTCTGTTAGCCCTAGGACTTGTTCCGCAGGATCATGTGATTTCCTTCCACTGAATTCGATTGGCCCTAGGGTAGCAGGTCACATGCTTTGTAGAGAGGGacacaaggaagggagggaggcctgtATTTTCTTAGGGTAGACTAGACCCACATAGATAGAAACAAATGTCACTGGCTCTGCCCCAACATTAGCCCTGCCAAGGAGGGAAGAATGAGCTAGATTCCCAGAGGTAGGCTGAGTCTGGGTACTCTAAGGTCTAGGGGTGATGCTGAGGATGGCCTGAGTTTTGCTCTTGAAGGCCTCTGTGGGCAGGTCCAGGCTGATAGGCACATCTGATGCCATCTTTTCTGTCCTCCTTCCAGACCCCCAAGACAGCTGGGCTACGACCAATGGAGAAGAAGGACATTCCAGTGGTGCACCAGCTGCTCACCAGGTACTTGAAGCAGTTCCACCTCACGCCGGTCATGAGCCAGGAGGAGGTGGAGCACTGGTTCTACCCCCAAGAGAACATCATTGACACTTTTGTGGTAGAGGTGAGTTGGCCatccaatcccagagaaacaGCTGGGTTCCCAGAGAGCTGGTATCACCATGTTAGGCTTCCTGAAGTCTTTGGTCCTCAACAAACCGGGGTAATAGTTTACATTTGTTGAAAGATCCCTCTGATCCCCCACCTCTGCACAATACAGAATAGAGAGCACCACACCTCCTAACCAGGCGAGCTAGTGTGGTCCAGACACTGAAGCCGAAGTCTGAGAATGCCAGCCACATGAAGAAATTCCTGGCCATGCCCAGCAGAGTTTCTTAGCCCACAGTCCAGCCTGGTTGTTCTCGAGAGCCCTTAGCCTCTTGTCACACATGCAGTGTTCACCCCTTCAGTTGCCTGAAAATGGGGtgagagagccgggcggtggtggcgcacgcctttactcccagcactagggaggctgaggtaggctgatctctgtgcagcttggtctatagagtgagttccagggcagacccCTAAAGCTGCccggagaaacctgtctcaaaaaaacaaacaaacaaaaaaaaaaaaagacaacgagaggaaggaaggaaggaaggaaggaaggaaggaaggaaggaaggaaaaggaaaaggaaaatggagtGAGAGTCAGATGGTCGCTGGGCTGCCTGCCTGTTGTCTGCATGTGTGATAATGcctgtttatttcatctttcctTCAGAATGCGAACGGTGAGGTGACTGATTTCCTGAGCTTTTATACGCTTCCCTCCACCATCATGAACCATCCAACCCACAAGAGTCTAAAAGCTGCTTACTCCTTCTACAATGTCCACACCCAGACCCCTCTTCTAGACCTTATGAGCGACGCCCTTGTTCTAGCCAAAATGGTAAGGAGTAGACCAGACCAGAGGTCTGGGGAAACTTGAGGAAGGGCCTTTTAGCAGTAGTGAATACGGCTCAGGAGTTTGCTACCCATGGGCTGGGAGGCCTTGAGCTTCCTTAGTCCCCGCTCTCAGAGTCCCAGCAGCTCTCAGCCACACACTCCAGTCTAGAAGAGGTCAGAGTCACTGAACTCCTTGTTGGGGAGCTGACTCAGCAGCCAGCTTCAGGGTTAGGGTTCTTTTGGCTCTGCAGCATGGGAGGGGAGCCTGGGCTCTGCCCTGGTGAATGATTGCAGTGGCTGGCTAGAAGGCGGAGGCGGTCTTCTTGCTCTTCTTCTCAAGGTTCCTATGCCTACTTGGACCTAGGCCAGCCTCTGTAGGCAGGCCAGTCCTTCTCCATGAGAACAGATAAGTTGGTGAGATTTTAGAAGTGTCCTTGTCACAGTGTAGGCTAGCCTCTGTGGGCAGGCCAGTCCTTCTCCACGAGAACAGATCAAGATGGTGAGATTTTAGAAGTGTCCTTGTCACAGTCAAGTAGCCTGTAATGCATATCGAAGCTGGGAGCTGAGTGGCCATAGAGTTAGGAAGCCGATAGGAGCTGACTCTTTGGGGAGGAGCAGGCTCCAGTTTTGATCCTCTCGGAGAGACACTGAGGAAGGAGGGCCTGTGAGTGACCTGAGGACGGTCTTGGAAGTTAGTACGTCTGGAGACCTCAGTGCTAACTGGAGTTTGCTGACCAGGATGTAGCTGGAGCCTCCAAAGGAAATGCCTTATGGCTGGCTGCCTGTTGGACAGCAGGGGAAAGGGGGGAAGCAGCCTTCCTGGCCTCACCTCTTGTCATTTCTCCTTGCTACCCTGCAGAAAGGGTTCGACGTGTTCAATGCACTGGATCTCATGGAGAACAAAACATTCCTGGAGAAGCTTAAGTTTGGCATAGGGGATGGCAACCTGCAGTATTATCTGTACAATTGGAAGTGCCCTAGCATGGGGGCTGAGAAGGTATGTATGTCACAGCCAGCGGCTCCAGCATTATAAAACAGCACAGAAATACTGCGTATGTCTAGGCCTCCAGTTGGTGCTTAGGCCTTGAAAAGTCAGGTCCATCTGATGACCAGGCCAGCTGGTGAGGGTGGACAGGCAAGGAGCCTCTCTTCCTGTCTGTTGGGGCAGGGCATCCGATGCTGTCGTTTTTGTTGTTTACTGGTCCTGGAGTTGAACCTACAGCCTCATGTATGTTAGATAACTGTGtgccttgaattttttttccttttctttgttttctttcattcattctttttttttaaatttatttatttattttacacaccagccagtttcccctccctcctctcctcccattcccgcCTCCCCATCCACTCTTGCTCGTCTCCATTCAGAagaggtaaggcctcccatgggcgtcaacaaagcatggcattatcacgttgaggcagaaccaagctcctcctcctagcatcaaggctgggcaaggcatcaCACCATGAgggataggttccaaagagcccgCTCATACATCAGAGACaagtcttccttaaatttaaaaatatatgtatgcatgtatgtatgtatgtatgtatttaatttgagacagggtctcactatgtagcctagaacTTGCCATGTTGACcaagatggcctcgaactcactggtCAAAgagtccacctgcctttgcctcccaaatgctgggactgaaggtgtgacACCATGCTTTGTTCTTCTTTGGGTGcaggatctcactaagttgcccaggctggccttaacctcaGACTTTGTACTTAAGGTTCTCCTGCCTCCTGTTGTCgaggagctggagtcacaggcctGCGCCGTCAGGCCCACGGTTTTGAGGAACTCATGAGCTGAACCACACGTTAGCCAGTCAGGGTCTGTGTCCTGTCCTGGGCTGCCATTCTTGTCTCAGTGTGGCCCTTTCCTGCCCCTTCATCCCCCACCTCCTCAGCGCACCATGAGCTGGGTGCGCGGGTGCAGTGTTCTTCAGGTTGCCGCCGCTGCCTTCCTTTAAAGGTCTGATAGAAGTGTGCACCCAGCGAAGGCTGGTGAAGCCTGTGCACAGCGTCTGCTCTCCCACAGCAGACGTTTTCCTCTGAGCTCGGTGGGACTGAATCACAGGACGGGGAGAGAGGAACATTGTCAACTGACATTGTCAACTCAACATGGCCTTTCCCTGTTGGCTCTCCTAGGTTGGGTTGGTGTTACAGTAACCAGTTGCCAGTGCTGAGAATTCAGACCAGGAAGCGGAACCCCACCACTTGTCGGTCCAGCTTTCACAAACGTGAGATTTCtggcaaacagaacagaactgaACCGGCTTTATCAAACCGCCAGCGAACTTGACAATTATATTGCAATGGCGTAGGCTGCGTGATGTCACCTTTGGCCATGTTTCTGGTCTCCCTGTTTTCAGTGAATAGCATCCTTGTGCAGCCGTGATCAAGGGAATGTAACTGCTGAACCTAGCTCGTGATTGGCATATTATGGAGTTAACGGGTgaataataaaagtatatatattatatatatataaatattttaaatatctttcatgtTCCAAATGTACAAGGATGTTGGTCTctaatgaaaaaagaagctgaATCCAGTCATTCTGCAAAATTCGAGCCCACGGACAGTGGCAGACATGTATGGCACAGTTACTGTTTCTTCAGAAGCAGGTGGCTGTTCTCGGGGAGCAGGAGAAAGGGGATCTAGGGAACCTCACACGGTCCCCCTTTGGAattggctgcctggctggctttgaacaagAAGGGAAGGTGAAGGGGCTGCTAGCTCAGGAGAGGGCTTGTGTCTCCAGGATGGCAAGACAAGCTGGGGTGGGCTGCCCTGGGAAGAGGCCAGACTACTGCATTCTGAGACTAGGAAGTGGTGACAATCATGGAAACAGATTTCCTTAATCGAGTCCCTCTTCCACCTCCTGGACCTTCTCCCGTAGGAGATGATCCGACCAAGTGATTTTAAAGGCTTTTGAGCCGGCTGGTGCCAACTTTGCAGGCACGCGTTCCTTGTGAGACCTTGCCTTCACCACCTAGGATGGTCAGCTATTTCAAAGGGACCTTGGACCTCTTTATAGTATCTGGATCTTGTGGAGACCATGTCAGTGCAAGCTGTCATCTTGGTGCAAAGAGAGAGTATGCCAGGGAGGCTGAGCAGGGGTAGTGTGGTGATGCCCAggccctccagcccctgcctgtgcCTTTGCACCCATCCGCTGTCTCCTTTCCAGGACGTGCAGCCCACAGTGGCGGCAAGAAACAGTCACTAGAGATGATCTAGACTTGGCACATCACCACTGTCTGATTCCCACCAGTGCTGTTGTGTGCATTTTTATGGTGGCAGTGATGGTCATTGATGCTGCCAGCTCCTCCAGAAGTGATCAAGCCCCTGAGCACATGGCTGCCCATGTGGGCATTCTACATACAGTGGGGTTCAGCCAGCTGGCCTAGGAAGACTGGGCTGTACTGTTAGCAGGCCACATCCAGCTCCTTGTAACCTGTGCTCTAGGAGAAAGCCCCAAATGATATGTAGTGGGGTTTCCTTACTCTTTCACCTCTTGGCATCTTGGGGGCGGGTCGGGGGGAGCTTGTAGGGGAAAGAAGCCTTAGCCACGAGCCAGGTTCAGCCTTGTCCCCTGAACTGAAGCTGTTCTGCGGGCGAGCAGGGGTTTGCGTCAGGCTGCGACTTCTACAGAAGCTACCGCTGCATCTCCTTAGCTGAAGGGAATGTGTGCTTGGGATGCTGCCTGCTTTGTAGACTGCTGCTGTGGGCAGAAgctcttctgtggggttctccTCAGAGGGCTCTAGGACCCTTCTTCCTGTCACTGTCCTGTGCTGCGAACTGCAAGTGCCAGCGAAGGGGGCTGACTTGTGACGCCAAGGTACTCAGACCAAAGAAGCCGCTGCTCTTGGCAAAATGTGCACCGAGTTCTACAGATGGGAGGAGTCAGAGAGGCAGGGGCTCCCCTCAGCCTCATAGTCATCAGATGTGGTGTTTTCTAAGTGCCCGCACTCCTAAGGAACAAAGCACTCCAGTCTTTCCTGCTTGTGCGGGCCTGGAATGTGGAAAGGCCTCCTCTCTTCATCTTCATCAGTTGGGAGCCAGCTCTCAGCTCAAATTGCCTCTGAGATTTGGGGTATACAAATCTGGAGTGAGCTTTGGTTTCATTGACCCCGGTCATGGAACAAAACAGTGAGTCCCAGGGGCTGCCCTGGAAGAAACCGATCCGCCGGCAACAACTCTTGTCCCCAAAACCAGGTGACTtgctctgcttctgctgctgcctcATGATGGGCGCCCTGCCCGGGTCTGCGGGAGCTGGCTCAGGGTTGTTTTTAAGTCTTGTTTTTATCCAAACTGTCCTCATGGGAACAGGGGCTAAAGAGCACCGACATGGGGGTCAAAGCTGCTCCACAGTCTTAGGAGAATGGCAGCCCTGTGACTGGCTTGAACCAAACAAGAAGGCCCTGGGGCCGCCAAGCTGACCTGTCTCAGTCAGCCACTGTTAGAAGGCCTCTGTGGGCCTGCTCCCAGCCCTCCGTCATGTCTGAAgaccttccctccctgcctttggATTGGCTCTACCATGAATTTCAGTCTGTAGGAAGTGAGCTGGGTAGAAAAGCCTTAACCCTGGATGAGGCCTCCATGGGGCTCACTCCCCATCGTGCCTGTGTCTGGAGCTGTTGGCATCTGAAGGTTGACTCACACCGAGCTCtactaacacttttttttttaatggaaaatttcaggccttgcccttctttcTGCCATTTGTCCTCCTTACGTGCTGGCACTCTGAAGCAGGTGTCTTTGTGGTATTGAATTCTGTCTCCAAAGATGACCAGCATTAAACCAACCTGGGGGCCTGAAGGCCCTGGACAGTTTTCATTGGCCTGTCTACAGcctaagagagagagactctcaggTCAGGAAAGGGAACTAGAGTGTCTCTGTGGCGTGGTCGGCCTGCCCTGGAACCGGAGACCTGTCTTGTCCTGCTGCAAAGCACAAGCCGGTCTCCAGACACTCACCTAAGGAGATTTAGGACAGTCTCATTGACTGAGACTGACGGAGTGGCAAGCCCGTGCTGCATCTGGGGCCAGGGAGAGGGCTTCacttttgttttggcttttctttggGCTGTACTGGGGGCGTTCAttgccggggtgggggtggggggcagagataCCAAACGCGTTGTTCCACTTGTTTCTAATAAAGGAAGCAGCTCAACGGACTGGTCTCTCCTGGTGTTCCTCTGGTCGGCAGCAGGTGGCAGTGGAGCAGGGCCCAGGTTAGGGCGAGGTGACAGGAAAGCCCCGCTCCCCAGGACCACCATCACCAGGCCAACCTTACAAGATGACTTCTCCCTAGCCTTTCCCATCCCACAGAGGAGCTGGCACTGAGGCATCAGTGAGAAGAATCTTACAACATGCTCAGCAAACTCTGCCACCAGTGCGTGCGTGCCTGCGTGCGTGTGCGGTGGGGGGAGTGAGATGGTGGAAGCACACCTACCTCAGGggtcctcttctccccttccaggCATTGAACTCGGGTCAGCAATTCTGCAATGAGCACTTACCTACTGATCCTAGCCCTCGTTTgaccttttatttgagacagtctcagtAGGAATCCAAGGCTGGCCCTTTAACTTGTCCTGCTCCAGCCtctcaagtagctgggattaaaggcctgtccCACCAGGCCCAGCTAAAGAATGCTGCTGTACTGTGGGTTAGCTGGGGAGGCAAAGCTCTTCTGGGACCTCCGGCTCCCCCTAGTGGTGCTTTTTTTCCCAACAGGACAGGTCGCCAGGCCCTGTAACCTGCTTGCTTTTCACTGTTCTCTTCCTGTGGAAATTACCCATCCTGACCCATGGTCCTTTCCAATCCCCTACAGCTAGCACATCCCGACTGGACTTGGCTTCAGCTGTGTCCCCACCAGGGCTTGTGGTCTGCCTGCATTGCCGTCTTCCCTAGGCCGCTCCAGATCCTGATCATTTTTCTAAACATGTAAATCCATCCATCAGAGAAGCAATGCCCTTCCAAAGAAACAGAGAGCAAAGAGAAGCCAGCACTTTCTGCTTTGGGCCTTGAGGTGGCAGGAATGGTGTCCTAGCCTCAAGCTTTGGTTTCTATAGGACTTGGAGCcagtgcaaggccagcctagccccacccccaccttgccCATGGCTAATACTGCCGCCCTATGGAATCTAAAACGCCACAGCCTAACAGTCCCGTTAAGGGTCCTTGCTGACAGGTTGGAGCCCACGATTCTCTAGGTGACACTTTCCCCGTGTCACAGGGGCAGGCAGCACCCTGGTATTCATCTCTAGGGCTGCCTGTCACTGGAATGTGCCTGCTGGGCTTTCTCCCTCCCCGTTTAAGGAGAAGGGACCTTAGGAATTAGTGTTGGCACCAGCTTTAAGCCAAAGGCCATGGCACCTCCTGTAGCCacccctggctgtcttggatAAAACCCAGATCGCACTGGAGAAGAGGCCCCAGCAGCTCTCGCTCCAGCCTGTCCCTCTCCCCATGGCCTGGGGAATACAGTGAGAAGGTtcactttttctttattgtttgtttttgttttgggggaagggGCGTGGGttgaagacagggtttgtctgtcgttttggagcctgtcctggaactctgtacactaggctggcctcgaactcacagagatccgcctgcctctgcctcccaagtgctgggattaaaggcatgtgccaccaccgcctgccccttttctattatttttaaaaacagtttctcttctgccctctccaggGCTCTTCTGTGACGCAAGTTACAAACATACTGCCAGGTTTTCCCCAGGGTTCACCCGCTCCCTGCCTGATGACGGGAAAGAAACCAGGAAGCCGAAGGGGAAGGAAGCTAAAATGGCCTTGCTGGGGGAGAGGGCCAGGTGTCCTGCGCCTCGACTTGGCCGGAACACCTGAAGGTCCCAGGGTTGGAGGCTCCTGAAGCCCAGTAGGCCACTGGACAAGATGCCAATCATGGTCCTGTCTCTCACTGAGGACCCAACAGCAGCTCTCAGCATCCAGGTATGCTCAGCACCTGGTGACCGGGACAGGTGGCATGTGAGGGCCTGGACTCCCATGGTCCCTTGCTCCAGAGAGGGCTCTGTGCCATGATGCCAGCATTCACTGATCCCGTCAGGGAGGCCCTCGAGAGTTCTGAATGCAGATGTGGACAAAGAGCGTGGCTGGGGACAGTGAGGCGCCATCCTTGGAGAGCAGGTGGATGTGGCGGTACCCTGTGAGGAAGGCAGCCGAGAGTCAGAAGCTGGAGCCCCGCCCTCTCATTCCCTCCTCACGTCCACCACCTACCTTGCTTCAGGCTGTTGAGGGGCAGTGTGAACTGGCCCACAAAATCATTGGGGGAGGTGGCGTCATAGTCCTCCACCACAAACCGCACCAGCACCAGCTCTGGGACCCGGAGTTGGAACTGCAGAGTCTGCTCCCAGCAGGGGTTGAAGCCTAGGGGACAGGTGTGGTAGTTGGGGTTCACTGGCCCCAgagcctgccctgccctcccaccAGCCCCTCGCTCACCATTGTTGAGCACGTAGTCAGTCTCCTTGTGGGCACAGTCAGAGGGCACCCCGTGGATCTCCACGCGCACCAGAGGATCCACGATGGAGCTGGGCTTCTCTGCATTCAGCTTGGGCAGCTGTTGTGCTGTTAGCACCTATAGGAGGGGGAGAGGGCAGGTTCTGCCGGGCCCCCCGCTGGGGCCATACCCACCCTTGCCCCTCCGGAACTCACACACTGTCTCTCCTGTACAAACGCAGACATGTGGGCTGCCTCATGCCAGGCCCATTCCTGACCTCCCTTGTCTTTCTTCCCCTCAGACCGGTTGCCTCCCCAGATCTAGCCTTAACCTGAGGTGGAGGTGTGGACCAGGCTGCTGACCTGGACTGTCAGAGTAGTTCTAGGGGGTCCAGGGCACTCCGGGTCAAAGGTGGTGTCGCGCTGCCTCAGGTGCGCAGGCTTCAGGACATAGCCACACTGCCCGTTTATGAGGAAGCGCCCTGTGTTGAGGTCCATCTCGTAGCCTGGAGTCTGGAAGTTCAGAGCCACTGTGGAGCAGACGACATAGTTGAACAGAGGACTCTGGgcggctctctctcctcagggcGGATTCAGGAACGAGCAGGCTGGACAGAGGGCCCAGTGTCCAACCCTCCAATCACTAACTTTCTGTCCCAACCATGCGTTCACCTTCTCCAAGGTGGGGTTGAGGTGGGGTGTGCTAGCAAAGGCCCCTGCTGTCAGAGCCAAGGTCTGAAAACAGAACACATACTTCCAGAAAAAACATGATCTTCTTGGGCAGAGCTCAGTGCCCCCTAGAACTCATCTTTATCAGTATTGACTTAGCAGAACCGTCAAATAAATAGTGTGTGTGTTAAGGGCACGTGGAAATAAAGGTTTTAAATTCCTTTCTTGCtagtttggttttttaaaaatacagtcttACAACCttataacccaggttggcctaaaCTACCTCTGtaacaaagctggccttgaattcataattTTCTTGTCTCAGctatctgaatgctgggattaaggcat
The Microtus pennsylvanicus isolate mMicPen1 chromosome 11, mMicPen1.hap1, whole genome shotgun sequence genome window above contains:
- the Nmt1 gene encoding glycylpeptide N-tetradecanoyltransferase 1; the encoded protein is MADESETAVKLPAPSLPQMMEGNGNGHEHCSDCENEEDNSYNRGGLSPANDTGAKKKKKKQKKKKEKGNDTDSAQDQPVKMNSLPAERIQEIQKAIELFSVGQGPAKTMEEASKRSYQFWDTQPVPKLGEVVNTHGPVEPDKDNIRQEPYTLPQGFTWDALDLGDRGVLKELYTLLNENYVEDDDNMFRFDYSPEFLLWALRPPGWLPQWHCGVRVVSSRKLVGFISAIPANIHIYDTEKKMVEINFLCVHKKLRSKRVAPVLIREITRRVHLEGIFQAVYTAGVVLPKPVGTCRYWHRSLNPRKLIEVKFSHLSRNMTMQRTMKLYRLPETPKTAGLRPMEKKDIPVVHQLLTRYLKQFHLTPVMSQEEVEHWFYPQENIIDTFVVENANGEVTDFLSFYTLPSTIMNHPTHKSLKAAYSFYNVHTQTPLLDLMSDALVLAKMKGFDVFNALDLMENKTFLEKLKFGIGDGNLQYYLYNWKCPSMGAEKVGLVLQ